In Aspergillus nidulans FGSC A4 chromosome II, the genomic stretch GATTTATAAATACAATTGAGTCAGAGCGACCGAATTAACCATGTCGCTATTGTGAATAATACGAAAATATGAAATTGTATAAGAAAAATGCGGGGAAGGCCGAATCAATATAGCACAGCTATGATATGTGACCGTTTCTCAGTAGGCTGATAGAGAGAAACATGCCCTACTAGACGCAGATACTACAAATTTTGAGTGCTACAGATACAATCGAGATAGTATGTTTGTTCCAAGGCCGAATCTGATCCCTCTCACAACCACTTCTTCAGGCCGTGAGACCAGGCACAGCTTCTCTATCAATTTCTAGAGGTGTAACTCCAATAGTATTTCCATCTATTCACTCACTTGAATAGTATGAAAGCCCATCTAGCTTTATGGAAGCTGGCAAGATAGGACAGCCTCCGTCTATGTTGGCTGCTGTGGAACTGCACTCAGGGACAAGTTAAGATTACGACGACTTATACGACCAGTGGATCCGCAGAGGCTCTCAGTCAATTCTGTAATATGGAACAGTATTATTCATTCCAGTTCAGCCGCGCCCTTGGCTGCTTGGCCCGAATACAGCGCTAGGAACCGCTGTCCGGCCCAAACGCTGCAATGTCAGCTACGGTCACTCCGTGGCGAGCACCAGGAGGATCATCACATGAGAGGACGTCATCCTTCGAGGCTAGTGCCCATGTCAGCTGGATCCTCAGGGTCGTATATTTTCTCGAAGCTTTAGGTGGAATAAGTAGTTACAATCGCTTCCCTGCTGAGACTTTGATACTCGAAGCATATTGCTGTATCGCTATATTGCTTACACAAACAACCCTAATGGACGGAGAACAACTCAGAGAAAACCACACAGAGGTAGAGCCATTTACCTTCTCGGTAATAAATGCTTACACTAAAGCTTAGCCGCTCTCTGACCGTGACAAACATATCCTGCGTACATACGGAACACTGCCTCGCAGAGATTTGCTTGGACTGCGGGCCAAGGTACAGCGCCTTTTATCTTTCGTACTACcgagctgttgctgatccATGACAGAAGCGGGTCTACTTTGACTCGGGCGATTTCGCTCTCTCTGCAGCTAGCAAGATGAGTGATGATAACGGTGCTGTCCAACCGGGCACGGCACACCCCGTCCGCGCCAGTATTTCGCACCCCTACGCGCCACTGCCGGGCACGAGTAATGCCCCCAATAACGCTAATGAGAACTTTCATGGTGATAAAAATCCCAGTCCTGAGATCGCAGAGAGCCCTCTTGGGCAGGAGACGCAACCTGATGAGGAGTACATCTGGGAGAACAAAGGGGCTTGATTAACCGGTGAATGCTTTTAAAACATTTATATAGGCGTGGCTACAAGGTCAGATCTGCGTCAATAACCTCAGGCCTGGATATTTGAGGAGGAAAATTGACTGATGTGCCTTGAGTACAAATTGACAGCGAATATCGCTGTATGTATGAGGGAGAGAGAATTAGATCCAGCTTCTACGGCGTCACGCTGGCAAGAATATCCTCAATCTGCAGTTATAGATTCAGGAGCTACAGAGAATCTAATAGAGGATTTTTCTTCATAACTTACCTCCTTGGTGTCTTACAGCCTTTGGAAGTGCTATTTCTATTATCTCTCCAAGTTAGCTCTTACTACCTTATAGAGATACTTTGAAGCGCTGCACTCTTTTTCTCACTATCGCATCAAGAGCAAGATCGAAGAGAGCTTGATCAGTTTACACCTATGGGCTATGCTTCTGAATTGCAAACCCGGTCGAACCCAGGGC encodes the following:
- a CDS encoding uncharacterized protein (transcript_id=CADANIAT00005170), producing the protein MSATVTPWRAPGGSSHERTSSFEASAHVSWILRVVYFLEALGGISSYNRFPAETLILEAYCCIAILLTQTTLMDGEQLRENHTEVEPFTFSKRVYFDSGDFALSAASKMSDDNGAVQPGTAHPVRASISHPYAPLPGTSNAPNNANENFHGDKNPSPEIAESPLGQETQPDEERGYKRYFEALHSFSHYRIKSKIEESLISLHLWAMLLNCKPGRTQGLSLAEFGALLYPLTPVIGQVRASLQIRPPLSTGVCKSLRSSLHRLQIAAQSTNSVGANTGIEYGEGMIKHQNEVSNKGSKTFNSTQPTKSDTKYYSLKDYRERPEEQQSDGFKTATKFTKDEMKYHTLKDYREGLYTESGKLDSCRDSQETRTHNWDVQDTHKKE